The following proteins are co-located in the Pseudomonas antarctica genome:
- a CDS encoding DUF4349 domain-containing protein, whose protein sequence is MRHLDGTTKPLLLIVLAGLALAGCSPKDHSRATVINGEQGRAGAQLAYEHELMLALPGALLAPRMHATREACESARFGACNILGITEDDNGGTIILRIAPTGVEPMVALAAEGGKLGQRITSAEDLADAVADVRRRQDRLQAQQQRLDELAKRKDITVSDLIALSKEQAAIENELQELAQVAAGQQRRLDTNRVTLNFRSSDGENQPSRFSRMFSNLGDNLVNGTADALERASYVLPFVILAFPVVWLWVWLWRRFVKRRP, encoded by the coding sequence ATGCGCCATCTGGACGGCACAACAAAACCGCTGCTTTTGATCGTGCTGGCCGGCCTGGCCCTGGCCGGTTGCTCGCCCAAGGACCACTCCCGTGCCACGGTGATCAATGGCGAACAGGGCCGGGCCGGGGCGCAGTTGGCCTATGAACATGAGCTGATGCTGGCGCTGCCCGGCGCCCTGCTTGCACCCCGCATGCACGCTACCCGTGAGGCTTGTGAATCGGCACGTTTCGGCGCCTGCAATATTCTGGGTATCACCGAAGATGACAATGGCGGCACGATCATCCTGCGCATCGCACCTACCGGCGTGGAGCCGATGGTCGCACTGGCCGCTGAAGGCGGAAAACTCGGCCAGCGCATCACTAGCGCCGAAGACCTGGCCGACGCGGTGGCCGATGTGCGCCGTCGCCAGGATCGCCTGCAAGCCCAACAGCAACGCCTCGACGAACTGGCCAAGCGCAAGGACATCACCGTCAGCGACCTGATCGCCCTGAGCAAGGAACAGGCTGCTATCGAAAACGAATTGCAGGAACTGGCACAGGTCGCCGCGGGCCAGCAACGTCGCCTTGATACCAACCGTGTGACCCTGAATTTCCGTTCTTCCGACGGTGAGAATCAACCCTCACGCTTCAGCCGGATGTTCAGCAACCTGGGTGACAACCTGGTGAACGGCACGGCAGACGCCCTGGAGCGCGCCAGTTATGTGCTGCCGTTTGTGATCCTGGCGTTCCCGGTGGTGTGGTTGTGGGTCTGGCTGTGGCGCCGGTTCGTTAAACGCCGCCCATGA
- a CDS encoding RHS repeat-associated core domain-containing protein, with the protein MDAKTVDVETVLRDFRECLNTFDDWASSLWSFSALDVEQVFKVGDEVALVAPINRSIFPGSTVATCQANGTLTLVHMFQSTRFVPIGNTPVVLQRVDPNGGPLGEPIHKTIGPSGILEITECDRNQQYRISFYPNVSTEHVKALYASYQSVIGELEARLRGEWNSTLQAQWKDYTDATPLDQRRMLEAAFLSGMGKALYGLWDNLTQLYELLADIKPNSEKLLQYISQTELDELLKLGNDAIANGLLILSDEPLLFIYVSAMVSWMRMLPPQEMNELMGEITGEVLINLLLIWATAGMGVAVRLGAQALGHIKSGRTRDLLELLATKLVMPRLEPHAVVVKPLLLSSTATPIKTVPVASLKAGEQLVSNAVPAVRKKTQQTALVRQEHVDDVPAAGKNPNGDAAAPADKTATNGCPVSMVTGEELLTLTDGTLHGVLPFEWTRLYRTSAVDVDCGLGFGWSHALAQRLVVTGDSVVWTDHENRSTALPLATVARPAITNSLAEAAIYLGALPDELVLAQASRFYHFRDGVLTAISDTYDNRLRISRDRLGRIKRLDNGVGRCLFLRYEQGRIAAVDYQVHRAKGHEPFEWVTEQNVVSYAYDDIGRLVSATNAVGESEVYRYDDQHVILERQLAGGASFFWAWERAGKAARCVRHWASFSQMDTRYAWDDNGRVTVQNADGSREVYVHDQRARLVQRIDPDGAEHFKSYDDKGRLTVEQDPLGAVTAYQYDDAGRLVALFPGEDEPTSYEHDNGFVRVVRRGEAVWKYERNDQGDVIRKTDPDGHITDYSYNKYGQLTGIWYPDNSCHRLVWNERGQLLEEQLPNGGIKRYRYDDLGRKVTHEDEQGALTQYQWDSMGRLTRVVLPGGATREYSYNPYGKITAERDERGHVTRYEYADGLHLISRRINADGSQVNYRYDNVRLLLTAIENEVGETYQLAYHPSGLIQQEIGFDGQRTAYVYDLNGNLAEKTEYGDDGSQLVTRYKRDHAGRLVRKTLPDGNLVDYAYDRQGNLLSVDDGHWALAYEYDSQNRLTADHQGWGTLRYGYDACGQLQNLRLPDNNRLTFNHDKGGHLATVELNGKNLTSHLFKTGREHQRQQGQLLSHYHYDEQNRLHTHAVSQQQHTLYQRQYDYDKTGNLIRLLDTRKGQHDYNYDPLARLTRADHSQGVQERFGHDPAGNLLMQDRPGPDIVTGNRLMIQGDHHYDYDAFGNLIRQRRGKGHQLVTEYRYDCQHRLIGITQPNGQTASYRYDPFGRRISKTVDDITTEFFWQGDKLIAEHHADRHRSYIYEPDSFRPLALLEGFGPKDTQPFHYQLDHLGTPQELTAPDGKIVWSAHYRAYGEIARLDIGKIDNPLRFQGQYFDAESGLHYNRHRYYNPDSGRYLTPDPVKLAGGINAYQYVPNPTGWIDPAGLNSCPGGDGCKSSANVQNSTKGVHHGEPALPQLTRAERLAKIDELAEANTYRRLDKLEEETPGAHFLEKHGAQTTLESQLERVRSAKNPTTGIVEIYTSGKKKGEPKYPPAATHYLSHRDQLNSIYRAQLIFRRNGHAASLEPMDMGRVIGEGYSSGDLKYSQQRKARVILDKDGKPKTAYTE; encoded by the coding sequence ATGGATGCAAAGACGGTCGATGTTGAAACCGTCTTGCGCGACTTTAGAGAGTGCCTGAACACCTTCGACGACTGGGCTTCGAGCCTCTGGAGCTTTTCGGCGCTGGATGTCGAGCAGGTGTTCAAGGTCGGGGACGAGGTGGCGCTGGTCGCGCCCATCAACCGCTCCATTTTTCCCGGCAGCACCGTCGCCACGTGCCAGGCCAACGGCACGTTGACCCTGGTGCACATGTTCCAGAGCACGCGGTTTGTGCCCATCGGCAACACACCGGTGGTGCTGCAACGCGTCGATCCCAACGGCGGCCCGCTGGGCGAGCCGATCCACAAGACCATCGGCCCCAGCGGCATTCTCGAAATCACCGAGTGTGATCGCAACCAGCAGTACCGAATCAGCTTCTATCCCAACGTTTCCACGGAGCACGTCAAGGCGCTGTACGCGTCTTATCAGTCGGTGATCGGCGAGCTGGAAGCGCGCCTGCGCGGAGAGTGGAACAGCACTCTCCAAGCGCAGTGGAAAGACTATACGGACGCTACCCCGCTGGACCAACGCCGGATGCTGGAGGCGGCGTTTCTCAGTGGCATGGGCAAAGCGCTTTACGGGCTGTGGGACAACTTAACCCAGCTGTATGAGCTGTTGGCGGACATCAAGCCCAACAGCGAGAAGTTGCTGCAATACATCTCCCAAACCGAACTTGATGAACTGCTGAAGCTCGGCAACGACGCGATTGCCAACGGCCTGCTGATACTCAGCGATGAGCCGCTGTTGTTCATTTATGTGTCGGCGATGGTCAGCTGGATGCGAATGCTGCCGCCGCAAGAAATGAACGAGCTGATGGGGGAAATCACCGGCGAGGTGTTGATCAACCTGTTGCTGATTTGGGCGACTGCGGGAATGGGCGTGGCGGTGCGCCTGGGTGCTCAAGCGCTTGGGCATATTAAGTCTGGGCGGACGCGGGATCTGCTGGAGTTGTTGGCGACAAAGCTGGTGATGCCCAGGCTGGAGCCGCATGCCGTGGTGGTGAAGCCGTTGCTGTTGAGTAGTACGGCGACGCCGATCAAGACCGTGCCGGTTGCGTCGTTGAAAGCTGGCGAGCAGTTGGTTTCCAACGCGGTGCCTGCGGTTCGTAAGAAGACCCAGCAGACGGCATTGGTGCGCCAGGAACATGTCGACGATGTGCCCGCTGCGGGTAAGAACCCGAACGGCGATGCGGCGGCCCCTGCGGACAAGACCGCCACCAATGGCTGCCCGGTGTCGATGGTGACCGGGGAGGAACTGCTGACCCTCACCGATGGCACCTTGCATGGGGTTTTGCCGTTTGAGTGGACGCGGCTGTATCGCACCAGTGCGGTGGACGTGGATTGCGGGTTGGGGTTTGGCTGGAGTCATGCGCTGGCCCAGCGGTTGGTGGTTACGGGTGATTCGGTGGTGTGGACGGATCATGAGAACCGGTCGACTGCCCTACCCTTGGCTACGGTGGCTCGGCCGGCGATTACCAACAGCCTGGCCGAAGCCGCGATTTATCTGGGGGCTTTGCCCGATGAACTGGTGCTGGCTCAGGCGTCGCGTTTTTATCACTTTCGCGACGGTGTGCTGACAGCCATCAGTGATACGTATGACAACCGGCTGCGGATTTCTCGTGATCGCCTAGGGCGAATTAAGCGGCTGGATAACGGTGTAGGCCGGTGTTTGTTTTTGCGCTACGAACAGGGCCGCATTGCTGCGGTGGACTACCAGGTTCATCGCGCCAAAGGGCATGAACCCTTTGAATGGGTGACTGAACAGAACGTCGTTTCCTACGCCTATGACGATATTGGCCGACTGGTGTCGGCGACCAACGCTGTCGGTGAAAGCGAGGTTTATCGGTACGACGATCAGCACGTCATTCTGGAACGGCAGCTGGCCGGTGGGGCGAGTTTCTTTTGGGCGTGGGAACGGGCTGGCAAGGCGGCGCGCTGTGTCCGGCACTGGGCCAGCTTTTCGCAGATGGACACGCGGTATGCGTGGGATGACAACGGCCGGGTCACGGTTCAGAACGCTGATGGCAGTCGGGAAGTTTACGTCCACGATCAGCGGGCGCGGCTGGTGCAGCGCATTGATCCCGACGGTGCCGAGCACTTCAAATCCTACGATGACAAGGGCCGACTGACGGTCGAGCAGGACCCGTTGGGCGCGGTGACAGCGTATCAGTACGACGACGCAGGACGTCTGGTGGCGTTGTTTCCTGGGGAGGATGAACCGACTTCCTACGAGCATGACAACGGGTTCGTACGGGTAGTACGGCGTGGTGAAGCGGTCTGGAAGTATGAGCGCAACGATCAGGGCGACGTCATTCGTAAGACCGATCCCGACGGCCACATTACGGACTACAGCTACAACAAATACGGGCAACTGACCGGGATTTGGTATCCGGATAACAGCTGTCACCGGCTGGTCTGGAATGAACGTGGGCAGTTGCTTGAGGAACAGCTGCCGAATGGCGGTATCAAGCGCTATCGCTATGACGATCTTGGGCGGAAGGTTACGCACGAGGATGAACAGGGCGCGCTGACTCAGTATCAGTGGGACAGCATGGGCCGATTGACTCGTGTGGTGTTGCCAGGCGGCGCGACGCGGGAATACAGCTACAACCCCTACGGAAAAATCACCGCTGAACGCGATGAACGGGGCCACGTCACCCGCTACGAATACGCCGACGGCCTGCACCTGATCAGCCGCCGCATCAATGCCGACGGCAGCCAAGTCAACTACCGCTACGACAACGTACGGTTGCTGCTGACCGCGATCGAGAATGAAGTCGGCGAAACCTACCAGCTCGCTTACCACCCCAGTGGCCTGATCCAGCAGGAAATCGGTTTTGACGGCCAGCGTACCGCCTACGTTTACGACCTCAACGGTAACCTGGCGGAAAAGACCGAATATGGTGATGACGGCAGTCAGCTAGTCACCCGCTATAAGCGAGACCACGCTGGCCGCCTTGTACGAAAAACCCTGCCCGACGGCAACCTTGTTGACTACGCCTACGACCGCCAAGGCAACCTCCTCAGCGTCGACGACGGCCACTGGGCGCTAGCCTACGAATACGACAGCCAAAACCGCCTCACCGCCGACCACCAGGGCTGGGGCACCTTGCGCTACGGTTACGACGCCTGCGGCCAACTGCAAAACCTGCGCCTGCCGGATAACAACCGCCTGACCTTCAACCACGACAAAGGCGGCCACCTCGCCACCGTAGAGTTGAACGGCAAAAACCTCACGTCCCACCTGTTCAAAACCGGCCGCGAGCACCAGCGCCAACAAGGCCAGCTCCTCAGTCATTACCACTACGACGAGCAAAACCGCCTGCACACCCATGCTGTCAGCCAACAGCAACACACCCTCTACCAGCGCCAATACGACTACGACAAAACCGGCAACCTCATCCGCCTGCTCGACACCCGTAAAGGCCAACACGACTACAACTACGACCCCCTCGCCCGCCTGACCCGCGCCGATCACTCGCAAGGCGTGCAAGAACGCTTCGGCCACGACCCAGCGGGCAACCTGCTGATGCAGGATCGACCGGGCCCGGACATCGTTACCGGCAACCGCCTGATGATCCAGGGCGATCATCATTACGACTATGACGCCTTCGGTAACCTGATCCGCCAAAGGCGCGGTAAGGGTCACCAACTTGTCACCGAATATCGATACGACTGCCAGCATCGGCTGATCGGCATTACCCAGCCGAACGGGCAAACAGCCAGCTATCGCTATGACCCGTTTGGGCGGCGGATCAGCAAAACCGTCGACGACATCACCACAGAGTTTTTCTGGCAAGGCGACAAGCTGATTGCCGAACACCATGCAGATCGTCATCGCAGCTACATCTACGAACCGGACAGTTTTAGGCCTTTGGCACTGCTGGAAGGCTTTGGTCCAAAAGACACCCAGCCCTTCCACTACCAACTCGACCACCTCGGAACACCGCAGGAACTGACCGCGCCTGACGGCAAAATCGTCTGGTCGGCGCACTACCGCGCCTACGGAGAAATTGCCCGACTCGACATCGGAAAAATCGACAACCCGCTGCGTTTTCAGGGCCAATATTTCGATGCGGAAAGCGGACTGCACTACAACCGCCATCGCTACTACAATCCGGACAGTGGTCGTTACCTGACGCCTGACCCGGTAAAGCTGGCGGGTGGGATCAACGCGTACCAGTACGTGCCGAACCCTACGGGTTGGATTGATCCGGCAGGCTTGAATTCATGTCCTGGTGGAGATGGTTGCAAGTCAAGCGCTAACGTTCAAAACTCAACTAAAGGTGTACATCACGGAGAGCCCGCGTTACCTCAACTGACACGTGCGGAACGACTGGCAAAAATTGATGAGCTCGCAGAGGCAAATACCTACAGACGCTTGGACAAGCTCGAAGAGGAGACACCAGGCGCACATTTTTTAGAAAAACACGGCGCCCAGACAACACTTGAATCTCAGCTCGAAAGAGTCAGATCAGCAAAAAACCCAACAACAGGAATTGTTGAGATTTACACATCAGGTAAGAAAAAAGGAGAACCTAAATACCCACCTGCAGCAACGCATTACCTGAGCCATAGGGATCAGTTGAATTCGATATATCGAGCACAGCTAATATTTAGAAGAAACGGTCATGCAGCATCATTGGAGCCGATGGACATGGGAAGAGTGATTGGTGAAGGGTATTCCAGTGGCGACCTGAAATATAGTCAACAACGCAAAGCACGAGTAATACTAGATAAAGATGGAAAACCAAAAACTGCATATACCGAGTGA
- a CDS encoding DUF1615 domain-containing protein, with protein MYSSRLILCLTTLLVLAGCSTPRGPQQPVRSEAEVKAQIVRLLPTSVPDRSGWGQDIYTAFDTQKIYPSTENICAVLAVTEQESTYQVDPPVPNMGKIAQDEILRRAGKVHVPAFVVRTTLQLRSPSGKTYADRLNAARTEKDLSGIFDDFISMVPLGNSLFGGFNPVHTAGPMQVSIDFAQQHARDYPYTVDGTIRREVFTRRGGMYFGITHLLGYPVNYDQPLYRFADFNAGWYASRNAAFQAAVSRASGTELALDGDLIRYGSLLPGTTELAVRSLGSKLDMRNPSIRSQLEQGEQLDFEQTTLYQRVFALADKAAGKPMPRAILPGIVLKSPKITRNLTTAWFAKRVDERYQRCMKR; from the coding sequence ATGTATTCAAGCCGTCTGATCCTGTGCCTCACTACATTGCTGGTGCTGGCCGGCTGCTCCACCCCACGTGGCCCGCAGCAGCCTGTACGCAGCGAGGCCGAGGTAAAGGCGCAGATCGTGCGCCTGTTGCCGACCTCGGTTCCCGACCGCAGTGGCTGGGGCCAGGACATTTACACCGCCTTCGACACCCAGAAAATCTACCCCAGCACCGAGAATATCTGCGCTGTGCTGGCGGTGACCGAGCAAGAGTCCACCTACCAGGTCGACCCACCCGTGCCAAACATGGGCAAGATCGCCCAGGATGAAATTCTGCGGCGTGCCGGCAAGGTCCATGTCCCGGCCTTCGTGGTGCGGACCACGCTGCAATTGCGCTCGCCCAGCGGTAAGACTTACGCCGATCGCCTCAACGCCGCACGCACAGAGAAGGACCTGAGCGGCATCTTTGATGATTTCATCAGCATGGTGCCCTTGGGCAATTCATTGTTTGGCGGTTTCAACCCGGTGCATACCGCCGGCCCCATGCAGGTCAGCATCGACTTTGCGCAACAGCACGCCCGTGATTATCCCTACACCGTGGATGGCACGATTCGGCGCGAAGTCTTCACTCGTCGTGGCGGGATGTATTTTGGTATCACCCATCTGCTCGGTTACCCGGTGAACTACGACCAGCCGTTGTACCGCTTTGCCGATTTCAACGCGGGCTGGTACGCCAGTCGTAACGCTGCGTTCCAGGCTGCCGTCAGTCGTGCCAGCGGCACCGAGCTGGCGTTGGACGGGGATTTGATTCGCTACGGGTCGCTGCTGCCGGGCACCACTGAGCTGGCGGTGCGCTCGCTGGGTTCGAAGTTGGACATGCGCAACCCCAGCATCCGCAGCCAGCTGGAGCAGGGCGAGCAATTGGACTTTGAGCAGACCACCCTCTACCAGCGTGTATTTGCTCTAGCTGATAAGGCGGCAGGCAAGCCGATGCCACGGGCGATCCTGCCGGGCATCGTGCTCAAGAGCCCGAAGATCACCCGCAACCTGACCACGGCGTGGTTTGCCAAGCGGGTGGATGAGCGCTATCAGCGCTGTATGAAGCGCTGA
- a CDS encoding acetyl-CoA C-acetyltransferase, producing the protein MQDVVIVAATRTAVGSFQGSLASIPAPELGAAVIRRLLEQTGLDPAQVDEVILGQVLTAGSGQNPARQASILAGLPHAVPALTLNKVCGSGLKALHLGAQAIRCGDADVIIAGGMENMSLAPYVLPAARTGLRMGHAKMIDSMITDGLWDAFNDYHMGITAENLVDKYGISREAQDAFAAASQQKATAAIEAGRFVDEITPILIPQRKGDPVAFAVDEQPRAGTTAESLAKLKPAFKKDGSVTAGNASSLNDGAAAVLLMSADKAKALGLPVLARIASYANAGVDPAIMGIGPVSATRRCLGKAGWSLGDLDLIEANEAFAAQSLAVGKELEWDADKVNVNGGAIAIGHPIGASGCRVLVTLLHEMIKRDAKKGLATLCIGGGQGVALALERS; encoded by the coding sequence ATGCAAGACGTCGTGATTGTTGCTGCCACCCGCACCGCCGTGGGCAGCTTTCAAGGTTCGCTGGCCAGTATCCCGGCGCCGGAACTGGGCGCGGCCGTGATCCGTCGCCTGCTGGAGCAGACCGGCCTGGACCCCGCTCAGGTAGATGAAGTCATCCTCGGCCAGGTGCTCACGGCCGGCAGCGGCCAGAACCCCGCGCGCCAGGCGTCGATCCTCGCCGGCCTGCCCCATGCCGTGCCGGCCTTGACCCTGAACAAGGTGTGCGGTTCTGGCCTCAAGGCGCTGCACTTGGGCGCCCAGGCGATTCGTTGCGGCGACGCTGACGTGATCATCGCCGGCGGTATGGAAAACATGAGCCTGGCGCCGTACGTGTTGCCCGCTGCGCGCACCGGCTTGCGCATGGGCCACGCCAAGATGATCGACAGTATGATCACCGACGGCTTGTGGGATGCGTTCAACGACTACCACATGGGCATCACCGCCGAGAACCTGGTGGACAAATACGGCATCAGCCGTGAAGCCCAGGACGCCTTCGCCGCTGCCTCCCAGCAGAAAGCCACTGCGGCGATCGAAGCCGGCCGGTTTGTCGATGAGATCACGCCCATCCTGATCCCCCAGCGCAAAGGCGACCCGGTGGCCTTCGCGGTCGATGAACAGCCGCGCGCCGGCACCACCGCCGAATCCCTGGCCAAGCTCAAGCCCGCGTTCAAAAAGGACGGCAGCGTCACCGCTGGCAACGCCTCCAGCCTCAATGACGGCGCGGCGGCGGTACTGCTGATGAGCGCTGATAAAGCCAAGGCGCTCGGCCTGCCCGTTCTGGCGCGTATTGCCAGCTACGCCAACGCCGGTGTTGACCCCGCCATCATGGGCATCGGCCCGGTCTCGGCCACGCGCCGCTGCCTGGGCAAAGCCGGCTGGAGCCTGGGCGACCTGGACCTGATCGAAGCTAACGAAGCCTTCGCCGCGCAATCCCTGGCGGTGGGCAAAGAGCTGGAGTGGGATGCGGACAAGGTCAACGTCAACGGTGGCGCTATTGCCATCGGCCACCCGATCGGCGCCTCAGGCTGCCGTGTGCTGGTGACCCTGCTGCATGAAATGATCAAGCGCGATGCCAAGAAAGGCCTCGCGACGCTGTGCATCGGTGGCGGTCAAGGCGTAGCCCTCGCCCTCGAACGCAGCTGA
- a CDS encoding CoA transferase subunit B yields MALTREQMAQRVAREMQDGFYVNLGIGIPTLVANYIPEGMEVMLQSENGLLGMGPFPTEETIDADMINAGKQTVTARIGASIFSSAESFAMIRGGHVDLTVLGAFEVDVHGNIASWMIPGKLVKGMGGAMDLVAGAENIIVIMTHASKDGESKLLSQCSLPLTGANCIKRVLTDLAYLEIENGAFVLKERAPGVSVEEIVSKTAGKLIVPDHVPEMHFQ; encoded by the coding sequence ATGGCTCTTACCCGCGAACAAATGGCTCAACGCGTCGCCCGCGAAATGCAGGATGGTTTCTACGTCAACCTCGGCATCGGCATTCCGACCCTCGTGGCCAACTACATCCCCGAGGGCATGGAAGTGATGCTGCAATCGGAAAACGGCCTGCTGGGCATGGGTCCGTTTCCGACTGAAGAAACCATCGATGCCGACATGATCAACGCCGGCAAACAGACGGTGACTGCGCGCATTGGCGCGTCGATTTTCTCCTCCGCCGAGTCCTTCGCGATGATTCGCGGCGGCCACGTCGACCTCACCGTGCTCGGCGCGTTTGAAGTCGACGTACACGGCAACATCGCTTCATGGATGATCCCCGGCAAACTGGTCAAAGGCATGGGCGGCGCCATGGACCTGGTGGCCGGCGCGGAAAACATCATCGTCATCATGACCCACGCCTCCAAAGACGGTGAATCCAAGTTGCTCAGCCAATGCAGCCTGCCGCTCACGGGCGCCAATTGCATCAAGCGTGTACTGACCGATCTTGCCTACCTGGAAATCGAAAATGGCGCTTTTGTCCTCAAGGAACGCGCACCTGGCGTCAGCGTTGAAGAGATTGTGAGCAAGACCGCCGGTAAACTGATCGTCCCGGACCACGTTCCAGAAATGCACTTCCAGTGA
- a CDS encoding CoA transferase subunit A: MAGFDKRVASYEEALAGLEDGMTVLSGGFGLCGIPENLIAEIKRKGTRDLTVVSNNCGVDGFGLGVLLEEKQIRKVIASYVGENALFEKQLLSGEIEVVLTPQGTLAEKMRAGGAGIPAFFTATGVGTPVAEGKETREFNGRPYLMEESITGDFAIVKGWKADHFGNVIYRHTAQNFNPLAATAGKITVVEVEEIVEPGELDPAQIHTPGIYVDRIICGTFEKRIEQRTVRK, translated from the coding sequence ATGGCAGGTTTCGATAAACGCGTGGCGTCCTATGAAGAAGCACTGGCAGGCCTGGAAGACGGCATGACGGTACTTTCCGGTGGTTTTGGCCTGTGCGGCATTCCGGAAAACCTCATCGCCGAGATCAAACGCAAAGGCACCCGCGACCTGACGGTGGTTTCCAATAATTGTGGCGTCGACGGTTTCGGCCTGGGCGTGCTGCTGGAAGAAAAGCAGATCCGCAAAGTGATCGCCTCCTACGTCGGTGAAAACGCCCTGTTCGAGAAGCAACTGCTCAGCGGCGAAATCGAAGTAGTGCTCACCCCACAAGGCACCCTCGCGGAAAAAATGCGCGCAGGCGGTGCCGGCATCCCGGCTTTCTTCACCGCCACCGGCGTCGGCACCCCGGTTGCCGAAGGCAAGGAAACCCGTGAATTCAACGGTCGCCCGTACCTGATGGAAGAGTCCATCACCGGCGACTTCGCGATTGTCAAAGGCTGGAAAGCCGACCACTTCGGCAACGTCATCTATCGTCATACCGCCCAGAACTTCAACCCGCTGGCCGCCACCGCCGGCAAGATCACCGTGGTCGAAGTTGAAGAAATCGTCGAACCGGGCGAGCTGGACCCGGCGCAGATCCACACCCCTGGCATCTACGTCGACCGGATCATCTGCGGCACCTTCGAGAAGCGCATCGAACAGCGCACTGTCCGCAAATAA
- a CDS encoding LysE family translocator — MLSLNFFVTCLIVVLIPGTGVIFTVSTGLTSGKRASLFAALGCTAGIIPHLLASILGLSALLHTSALAFEALKFAGAAYLLYLAYATWRDRSAFAMSDTPTVATARSLMLRGFLLNILNPKLTIFFLAFLPQFVTPGGTAPAVQMLVLSGVFMAMTLAVFVLYGLLANVFRRAVVESPRVQNWLRRSFATAFAGLGLNLAFAQR, encoded by the coding sequence ATGCTCAGTCTGAATTTCTTCGTCACCTGCCTGATCGTCGTACTGATCCCCGGCACTGGCGTGATTTTTACCGTCTCTACCGGCCTGACCTCCGGCAAACGCGCCAGCTTGTTTGCCGCGCTGGGCTGCACCGCCGGGATCATTCCTCACTTGCTGGCGTCGATACTGGGCCTGTCCGCCCTGCTCCACACCAGCGCCTTGGCCTTCGAAGCATTGAAATTCGCCGGCGCGGCCTACCTGCTGTACTTGGCCTATGCCACCTGGCGTGACCGCTCGGCCTTTGCAATGAGCGACACGCCGACGGTTGCGACCGCGCGCAGCCTGATGCTGCGTGGCTTTTTGCTGAACATCCTCAACCCCAAGCTGACGATTTTCTTCCTGGCCTTCCTGCCTCAATTCGTAACGCCAGGCGGCACGGCGCCAGCCGTGCAGATGCTGGTACTGAGCGGCGTGTTCATGGCGATGACGCTTGCAGTGTTTGTGCTGTATGGCCTGTTGGCCAATGTGTTTCGTCGTGCGGTGGTCGAATCGCCACGTGTGCAGAACTGGCTGCGTCGCAGTTTTGCCACGGCCTTTGCAGGGCTCGGGTTAAACCTGGCGTTTGCGCAGCGCTGA
- a CDS encoding PaaI family thioesterase: protein MIAHAVPQGFVSLPRSSPLLDLLGPAYCRGEGLQLEIGLRADNRHANGRGTVHGGVLATLADIGMGYAMAFSSEPPLPLITASMTLDYLGAVQVGEWMVVRLEHHKRGRQMAFATASLQVGEKVVARASAVFAVPRTD from the coding sequence ATGATCGCTCACGCCGTGCCCCAAGGGTTCGTCTCGCTACCGCGCAGCAGCCCGTTGCTCGACTTGTTAGGCCCGGCCTATTGCCGGGGTGAAGGTTTGCAACTGGAAATCGGCCTGCGCGCCGACAACCGCCACGCCAATGGGCGCGGCACGGTGCACGGTGGGGTGTTGGCGACTCTGGCGGATATCGGCATGGGGTATGCGATGGCGTTTTCCAGTGAACCACCGTTGCCGTTAATTACCGCGAGCATGACGCTGGACTACCTGGGCGCGGTGCAGGTGGGTGAGTGGATGGTGGTGCGGTTGGAACATCATAAACGTGGTCGGCAGATGGCGTTTGCCACGGCGAGCTTGCAGGTGGGGGAGAAGGTCGTGGCGCGGGCGAGTGCGGTGTTTGCGGTGCCTCGTACCGACTGA